In one Shinella sp. PSBB067 genomic region, the following are encoded:
- a CDS encoding ABC transporter permease, giving the protein MPLTATPDQGLRTGPVAGSEQPALLSRLRPRGAAWLAAPAVLVLLAVLAYPLAIVVWRSVTDPAPGLDNYVWFFQSAVNRTVLQRTFVVAAWVTLVSLVCAYPYAYAMTIVGRNVRLALILCVLVPFWLSGVVRTLAWVILLQDSGVINSFLRGIGLPPVKLIRTLPGVVIGMTQVLLPFMILPIYSVMRGIDTRLLQAARSLGAKPWRAFLQIYVPLSLPGVYAGAIIVFILSLGFYITPALLGGPRSILLSSLVQNQVLSLLNWGRGGAMGVVLLVATFLLLAIAAPLMRQKHTSTRREA; this is encoded by the coding sequence ATGCCCTTGACCGCCACGCCCGACCAGGGCCTGCGGACCGGTCCCGTCGCCGGATCCGAACAGCCCGCCCTTCTTTCACGCCTTCGTCCCCGCGGCGCGGCGTGGCTTGCGGCGCCCGCCGTGCTGGTGCTGCTGGCCGTGCTCGCCTATCCGCTCGCGATCGTCGTGTGGCGCAGCGTCACCGATCCGGCGCCCGGCCTCGACAACTACGTCTGGTTCTTCCAGTCGGCGGTGAACAGGACGGTGCTGCAACGGACCTTCGTGGTCGCGGCCTGGGTGACGCTCGTGTCCCTCGTCTGCGCCTATCCCTATGCCTATGCCATGACCATCGTCGGCAGGAACGTCCGGCTCGCGCTCATCCTGTGCGTGCTCGTGCCGTTCTGGCTGAGCGGCGTCGTGCGCACGCTCGCCTGGGTCATCCTGCTGCAGGATTCCGGCGTCATCAATTCCTTCCTGCGCGGCATCGGCCTGCCGCCCGTCAAGCTCATCCGAACGCTGCCCGGCGTCGTCATCGGCATGACGCAGGTGCTGCTGCCGTTCATGATCCTGCCGATCTATTCCGTCATGCGGGGCATCGACACGCGCCTCCTGCAGGCCGCGCGCAGCCTCGGCGCAAAGCCGTGGCGCGCCTTCCTGCAGATTTATGTGCCGCTGTCGCTGCCGGGGGTCTATGCCGGCGCGATCATCGTCTTCATCCTGTCGCTCGGCTTCTACATCACGCCGGCCCTGCTCGGCGGCCCGCGCAGCATCCTCTTGTCCTCGCTGGTGCAGAACCAGGTGCTGAGCCTGCTCAACTGGGGACGCGGCGGCGCCATGGGCGTGGTGCTCCTCGTCGCGACCTTCCTGCTGCTGGCCATCGCCGCCCCGCTGATGCGCCAGAAGCATACGTCGACGCGCAGGGAGGCCTGA
- a CDS encoding extracellular solute-binding protein: MMKIARAFALTMTCALALPALAQEKPVAGEVKEGSLKGKTLTFVSYGGIYQDGQVAALQEFVEKSGVTLLNDGPTEIAKLKAQVDAGNVTWDVVDTADLPPYVHCGTLFQKLDLSRLDVSKIPPGQVGECSVPAMNYGVVLMYKNETYKDNPPKNWVDFFDTEKFPGTRAIDGSGDPTGGLIEQAFRATGGDPKAMTPDDIEKGIQKLRDLGPDTIYWKTGAESQQLAESGEADMIMMWTGRAMTAVKNGAQYTPVWQDWLVVMDQMTIPVGVKDTDAAYALLNAYLGKRSQEILTEKTSYTPINMDAKPDVDDNTAAFLTSTPERIAQGYQQNIPFWVKNFDLAAEKWNALLSGN, translated from the coding sequence ATGATGAAAATTGCGAGGGCTTTTGCCCTGACGATGACGTGCGCCCTGGCGTTGCCGGCGCTCGCACAGGAAAAGCCGGTCGCCGGCGAGGTGAAGGAAGGCTCGCTCAAGGGCAAGACGCTGACCTTCGTCTCCTACGGCGGCATCTACCAGGACGGCCAGGTGGCCGCGCTCCAGGAATTCGTCGAAAAATCCGGCGTGACCCTGCTCAATGACGGCCCGACGGAAATCGCCAAGCTGAAGGCGCAGGTCGATGCCGGCAATGTCACCTGGGATGTGGTCGACACCGCCGACCTGCCGCCCTACGTCCATTGCGGCACGCTGTTCCAGAAGCTCGACCTGTCCAGGCTCGACGTCTCGAAGATCCCGCCCGGCCAGGTCGGCGAATGCTCCGTTCCGGCGATGAACTACGGCGTCGTCCTCATGTACAAGAACGAGACCTACAAGGACAATCCGCCGAAGAACTGGGTGGACTTCTTCGACACCGAGAAGTTCCCCGGCACCCGCGCCATCGACGGCAGCGGCGACCCGACGGGCGGCCTGATCGAGCAGGCGTTCAGGGCGACCGGCGGCGATCCGAAGGCGATGACGCCGGACGACATCGAGAAGGGCATCCAGAAGCTGCGCGATCTCGGCCCCGACACGATCTACTGGAAGACGGGCGCCGAATCCCAGCAGCTCGCCGAATCCGGCGAGGCCGACATGATCATGATGTGGACCGGCCGCGCGATGACCGCCGTGAAGAACGGCGCCCAGTACACGCCCGTCTGGCAGGACTGGCTGGTCGTCATGGACCAGATGACCATTCCGGTCGGCGTCAAGGACACCGATGCCGCCTATGCGCTGCTCAACGCCTATCTCGGCAAGCGCTCGCAGGAGATCCTGACCGAGAAGACCTCCTATACGCCCATCAACATGGACGCCAAGCCGGACGTGGACGACAACACCGCAGCCTTCCTCACCTCGACGCCCGAGCGCATCGCCCAGGGCTACCAGCAGAACATTCCGTTCTGGGTGAAGAACTTCGACCTCGCCGCCGAGAAGTGGAACGCCCTCCTCTCCGGCAACTGA
- a CDS encoding helix-turn-helix domain-containing protein: MDDFVAVSGKQGAVGEKVKSFRTARRMSLRALGDATGTTASFLSQLERGLSGVNISTLMRIAEALGISLTDLFEDTPPPVGRVMRKAERPALPPAEGYRKMLLSRRPIRDMEVYIGEFDPGGSTGEKPYSHGDSHELFFVIRGKVELTLGDERHVLSAGDSIEYPSSVPHKTENIGTEPAEVVWMIAPPTSMAADLDQYLPRPGS; encoded by the coding sequence ATGGATGATTTCGTCGCCGTGTCAGGCAAACAGGGGGCCGTCGGGGAGAAGGTGAAGTCCTTCCGCACCGCGCGCCGCATGTCGCTTCGGGCGCTCGGCGACGCCACCGGCACCACGGCAAGTTTCCTGAGCCAGCTTGAGCGCGGTCTCAGCGGCGTCAATATCAGCACGTTGATGCGCATCGCCGAGGCACTCGGCATCAGCCTCACGGACCTTTTCGAGGACACCCCGCCGCCTGTCGGCCGCGTCATGCGCAAGGCGGAGCGCCCTGCCCTTCCGCCGGCCGAAGGCTACCGGAAAATGCTCCTGTCACGGCGCCCGATCCGGGACATGGAAGTCTATATCGGCGAGTTCGACCCGGGCGGCTCGACGGGCGAGAAGCCCTACAGCCACGGGGATTCGCACGAGCTCTTCTTCGTCATCCGGGGCAAGGTGGAACTCACCCTTGGCGACGAACGCCATGTGCTGTCGGCCGGCGACAGCATCGAATATCCAAGCTCGGTTCCGCACAAGACCGAAAACATCGGCACGGAACCGGCCGAAGTCGTCTGGATGATCGCACCGCCGACAAGCATGGCGGCCGATCTCGACCAATACCTGCCACGGCCGGGCTCGTAG
- a CDS encoding ABC transporter ATP-binding protein, whose protein sequence is MASVAIDQVRKQYGAASVIHDVSVDIEDGEFVTLVGPSGCGKSTLLRMLAGLEDISGGEIRIDGRTVNEVAPKERDIAMVFQSYALYPHMTVRENMGFALKLQGRDKATIGRLVDEAAGILALEPLLDRLPKQLSGGQRQRVAMGRAIVRHPKVFLFDEPLSNLDAKLRVTMRSEIKELHQRLGTTIVYVTHDQIEAMTMADKIVVMRAGRIEQIGKPLDLYDRPDNTFVATFIGSPSMNLFEGAAADGGFRIEGGVSLPLPADTGRGEARTYGIRPEDLDLAETGIPATVLTVEPTGAETHLSVRVGTQTAVVVLHRRVDLRPDQAVHLAPKHEKIHLFSAEGIRLN, encoded by the coding sequence ATGGCATCAGTGGCGATCGATCAGGTACGCAAGCAATACGGCGCGGCGTCCGTCATCCACGACGTTTCCGTGGACATAGAGGACGGCGAGTTCGTGACGCTCGTCGGGCCGTCCGGCTGCGGCAAGTCCACGCTCCTGCGCATGCTGGCGGGGCTGGAGGACATCAGCGGCGGCGAAATCCGCATCGACGGGCGCACCGTCAACGAGGTGGCGCCGAAGGAGCGCGACATCGCCATGGTGTTCCAGAGCTACGCGCTCTACCCGCACATGACGGTCAGGGAGAACATGGGCTTCGCCCTCAAGCTCCAGGGCCGCGACAAGGCCACCATCGGCAGGCTGGTCGATGAGGCGGCGGGCATCCTCGCCCTCGAACCGCTGCTCGACCGCCTCCCCAAGCAACTCTCCGGCGGCCAGCGCCAGCGCGTCGCCATGGGCCGGGCGATCGTGCGCCATCCGAAGGTGTTCCTCTTCGACGAGCCGCTTTCCAACCTCGACGCCAAGCTGCGCGTGACCATGCGCAGCGAGATCAAGGAACTGCACCAGCGACTCGGCACCACCATCGTCTACGTCACGCACGACCAGATCGAGGCGATGACCATGGCCGACAAGATCGTCGTCATGCGCGCCGGCCGGATCGAGCAGATCGGCAAGCCGCTCGACCTCTACGACCGCCCGGACAACACCTTCGTCGCCACCTTCATCGGCTCCCCGTCGATGAACCTGTTCGAAGGTGCGGCCGCCGACGGCGGGTTTCGCATCGAGGGCGGCGTCTCGCTTCCCCTTCCGGCAGACACCGGCCGGGGCGAGGCACGCACCTACGGCATCCGCCCGGAAGACCTCGACCTTGCCGAGACGGGCATTCCGGCAACGGTGCTGACGGTCGAGCCGACCGGTGCGGAAACCCATCTTTCGGTACGCGTCGGCACGCAGACCGCGGTCGTCGTGCTGCACCGCCGGGTGGACCTCAGACCCGACCAGGCGGTCCATCTCGCGCCGAAGCACGAGAAGATTCATCTCTTCTCCGCCGAGGGCATCAGGCTCAACTGA
- a CDS encoding GH32 C-terminal domain-containing protein, producing MTLQAKSVAPVPETIQADLPAGTVLHLWLKARAAGEPARLLIAVDGSEIGEPASSRTEEFEFLAVTLAAGGHTTLSYDDATTTLSVAYAFHPASVLEEGIRVLHSDPRTAAPDVPSSYHFRPPFGWMNDPNGFGRFAGRVHLFYQHYPHSPRWNTMHWGHAVSKDFIRWTHLPMFLFPADHLSTSDDGRGGAFSGSAIPVAGPEGEEIRVFYTEHVRDRQPEEQIQLSAVSRDGIAAGPSEIVLPLRPEGLDLTTDFRDPYVFKGPDGLWKMLLGSRDRTGGVVLLYETTAADGADGWTFIGIIHREDGFGMTAAECPCMVPVGGRAGDPQTRWALIFGLLTSRDPATGRRNLTSVTVGRFDGRTFTADFEQELDFGSDAYAFQAFLDDGEPVGIAWLANWTDFTRKDDFPTAMTLPRRVLLEGDTVLTPPATAAESLRHTLIDSAALAAGKTVALGDGAVEIVLDLCQAGAAFDLAFDHPDVRLGVRVDGDGLAIVFDAGTGKTPPRYLASGARPSSLRIFLDAGSIEVFADNGRWTGTKRIPGFSSARSATLTAPAGAVAAACIWQLKL from the coding sequence ATGACACTACAGGCAAAATCCGTGGCGCCCGTGCCCGAAACCATCCAGGCCGATCTTCCGGCAGGCACCGTGCTGCATCTCTGGCTGAAGGCCCGGGCGGCGGGCGAGCCCGCAAGGCTGCTGATCGCCGTCGACGGCAGCGAGATCGGCGAACCCGCCAGCAGCCGGACGGAGGAGTTCGAGTTCCTCGCCGTCACGCTCGCGGCCGGCGGCCATACCACCCTTTCCTACGACGACGCCACGACGACGCTCTCCGTCGCCTATGCCTTCCATCCGGCAAGCGTTCTCGAAGAGGGCATCCGCGTCCTGCACAGCGATCCCCGCACCGCGGCGCCCGACGTGCCGTCGAGCTATCACTTCCGCCCGCCCTTCGGCTGGATGAACGATCCGAACGGCTTCGGCCGTTTCGCCGGGCGCGTCCATCTTTTCTACCAGCATTATCCGCACAGCCCGCGCTGGAACACGATGCACTGGGGCCACGCCGTCTCGAAGGACTTCATCCGCTGGACGCATCTGCCGATGTTCCTCTTTCCGGCCGATCACCTTTCGACAAGCGACGACGGCCGCGGCGGCGCCTTCTCCGGCTCGGCCATTCCCGTTGCCGGACCGGAAGGCGAGGAGATCCGCGTCTTCTATACCGAGCACGTCCGCGACCGGCAGCCGGAGGAGCAGATCCAGCTTTCCGCCGTCAGCCGCGACGGCATCGCCGCCGGTCCTTCGGAAATCGTGCTTCCGCTGCGCCCCGAAGGCCTTGATCTCACCACCGACTTCCGCGACCCCTACGTCTTCAAGGGGCCGGACGGCCTCTGGAAGATGCTGCTCGGCAGCCGCGACAGGACGGGCGGCGTGGTGCTGCTCTACGAAACCACCGCCGCCGACGGTGCGGATGGCTGGACCTTCATCGGCATCATCCACCGCGAGGACGGCTTCGGCATGACGGCGGCGGAATGCCCGTGCATGGTGCCGGTCGGCGGCAGGGCGGGCGATCCGCAAACCCGCTGGGCGCTGATCTTCGGCCTGCTGACGAGCCGCGACCCGGCGACCGGCCGCCGCAACCTCACCTCCGTCACCGTCGGCCGCTTCGACGGCCGCACGTTCACGGCGGATTTCGAGCAGGAGCTGGACTTCGGCTCCGACGCCTATGCCTTCCAGGCCTTCCTCGACGACGGAGAGCCGGTCGGCATCGCCTGGCTCGCCAACTGGACGGACTTCACCCGCAAGGACGATTTCCCGACGGCCATGACCCTGCCGCGCCGGGTGCTGCTGGAAGGCGACACCGTGCTGACGCCGCCCGCCACGGCCGCCGAAAGCCTGCGCCACACGCTCATCGACAGCGCGGCGCTCGCCGCCGGCAAGACCGTGGCGCTCGGCGACGGCGCCGTCGAGATCGTGCTCGACCTTTGCCAGGCGGGCGCCGCCTTCGACCTTGCCTTCGACCATCCGGACGTCAGGCTCGGCGTGCGGGTCGATGGCGACGGGCTGGCCATCGTCTTCGACGCCGGCACCGGCAAGACGCCGCCGCGCTATCTCGCATCCGGCGCGCGTCCGTCCAGCCTGCGCATCTTCCTCGACGCCGGCTCCATCGAGGTTTTCGCAGACAACGGCCGCTGGACCGGCACCAAGCGCATCCCGGGCTTTTCCAGCGCGCGCTCGGCGACACTGACGGCACCGGCCGGAGCCGTCGCTGCCGCCTGCATCTGGCAGCTCAAGCTTTGA
- a CDS encoding carbohydrate ABC transporter permease, translated as MSDLVLTQAAPLAKSRGNGKTGLRIVQTACIFVIALVMISPLFMLLIASLKDDRFRILADMGSFRAFWVSEPTLSNYREIANFSGELAYGRYLFNSLVILVATVVSGLIVNSMAGFVLAWGSLRGKAILLALVVALYVIPQESIIMPLVVMMSRAGLTDTFAVQILPWAASPLYVFLFYQFFAQLPKELYEAAEMDGASAFRIYRSIYMPLSLPALATVSILMGIESWNQYLWPTLVTQTDYARPIAVAIATFFGQDSIYWDRAMAASVLMMIPVLILYLAFQRWFVSSFVGSAVKG; from the coding sequence ATGTCTGATCTCGTACTGACCCAGGCCGCCCCGCTGGCAAAATCGAGGGGCAACGGCAAGACGGGCCTGCGCATCGTGCAGACCGCCTGCATCTTCGTCATCGCACTGGTGATGATCTCGCCGCTCTTCATGCTGCTGATCGCCAGCCTCAAGGACGACCGCTTCCGCATCCTTGCCGACATGGGCAGCTTCCGGGCCTTCTGGGTGAGCGAGCCGACGCTCTCCAACTACCGGGAGATCGCCAATTTCTCCGGGGAGCTCGCCTATGGGCGCTATCTCTTCAACTCGCTGGTGATCCTCGTCGCCACCGTCGTTTCGGGCCTCATCGTCAACTCCATGGCAGGCTTCGTCCTGGCCTGGGGGTCGCTGCGCGGCAAGGCGATCCTGCTCGCCCTCGTCGTCGCGCTCTACGTCATCCCGCAGGAAAGCATCATTATGCCGCTCGTCGTGATGATGTCGCGGGCGGGGCTGACCGATACCTTCGCCGTGCAGATCCTGCCCTGGGCGGCAAGCCCGCTCTATGTCTTCCTCTTCTACCAGTTCTTCGCGCAACTGCCGAAGGAACTCTACGAGGCGGCGGAAATGGACGGGGCCTCGGCCTTCCGCATCTACCGGTCGATCTACATGCCGCTCAGCCTGCCGGCACTCGCCACGGTCTCGATCCTCATGGGCATCGAGAGCTGGAACCAGTATCTCTGGCCGACGCTCGTCACCCAGACCGACTATGCAAGGCCGATCGCCGTCGCCATCGCCACGTTCTTCGGGCAGGACAGCATCTACTGGGACCGCGCCATGGCGGCCTCCGTCCTGATGATGATCCCCGTCCTCATCCTCTACCTCGCCTTCCAGCGCTGGTTCGTAAGTTCGTTCGTCGGCTCCGCCGTGAAAGGTTGA
- a CDS encoding carbohydrate ABC transporter permease, which yields MTLQQTTMPRPRAGRRDRQRFWQEVAMIAPAVLLLATFLITPFLLSFWTAMTNQPLVPRPTPVRFVGLLNFQRVFSDPLFWTSLWNVTRFTIWVLPVQCGLAFLTALLLHQKLPMRNLLRGMFFLPAITSMVVVCVIWGTLFQYPSGPLNQIVGFLSGGTIQPIDWLGDPDWAMFSIVLLSAWQAYGFQMIIYLAGLQGIPEELYDAARIDGASALRRFWHVTMPGLRPTHVFVLVITTIQAFKLYTQVAILTQGGPRESTETVVHYMVRAGFEEQKLGYASAVSVILFVIVLLIALLQRKLLRRFDV from the coding sequence ATGACCTTGCAACAGACGACCATGCCGCGCCCGCGCGCCGGCCGGCGCGACCGGCAGCGCTTCTGGCAGGAGGTCGCGATGATCGCGCCCGCCGTGCTTCTGCTGGCGACCTTCCTGATCACGCCGTTCCTCCTGTCCTTCTGGACGGCGATGACCAACCAGCCCCTCGTGCCGCGCCCGACGCCGGTGCGCTTCGTCGGCCTGCTGAATTTCCAGCGCGTCTTCAGCGATCCGCTGTTCTGGACATCGCTGTGGAACGTCACGCGGTTCACCATCTGGGTGCTGCCCGTCCAGTGCGGCCTCGCCTTCCTGACCGCGTTGCTGCTGCATCAGAAGCTGCCCATGCGCAACCTTCTGCGCGGCATGTTCTTCCTGCCGGCGATCACCTCCATGGTGGTGGTCTGCGTGATCTGGGGCACGCTGTTCCAGTATCCGAGCGGCCCGCTCAACCAGATCGTCGGCTTCCTCTCCGGCGGCACGATCCAGCCGATCGACTGGCTCGGCGATCCGGACTGGGCGATGTTCTCCATCGTGCTGCTTTCCGCCTGGCAGGCCTACGGCTTCCAGATGATCATCTACCTCGCCGGGCTCCAGGGCATTCCGGAAGAGCTCTACGATGCGGCCCGCATCGACGGTGCGAGCGCGCTGCGCCGCTTCTGGCATGTCACCATGCCGGGCCTGCGCCCCACCCATGTCTTCGTTCTGGTCATCACGACGATCCAGGCCTTCAAGCTCTATACGCAGGTCGCGATCCTCACCCAGGGCGGCCCGCGGGAAAGCACGGAAACCGTGGTGCATTACATGGTGCGCGCCGGCTTCGAGGAGCAGAAGCTCGGCTACGCTTCAGCCGTCTCCGTCATCCTCTTCGTCATCGTTCTTCTGATCGCGCTGCTCCAGCGTAAACTCCTGAGGCGCTTCGATGTCTGA
- a CDS encoding sugar ABC transporter substrate-binding protein yields MGNRLLSILFASAALAATAGLAEAKTVIHVMHQGDPGWVKAYGDVAKRFEAANPDIDIELIYAPHDAYNEKFSAAVMAKQLPDVMELDAPFLANYVWSGYLQAVKPLLDQDLLDDMTDSNISQGTYPIDKELYAIGLTDSSVVLYGNRKYLEAIGARIPKSVDDAWTREEFEGYLEKLSKLEGVKWPIDTFRGYGIKTEWITYAYGPLLESAGCDLIDRTTWTAGGTLDGEACVKALTMMQTWVKNGWVVPTSSGTNQFYAEGQPAALAMGGHWFYAEAAAAMKDDIVVMPLPKIGEKGVSPNGTWIWGISATSENPEAAGKFLSFMLKDRDYRDYARSQSAYPGLKSFAAESPLYAEGGPLAIAFEQASKTAVARPPHPAYPTITSAFMQAVDKIFNGGDPQEALTSAARKIDEDIEDNAGYPPFDAQQ; encoded by the coding sequence TTGGGTAATCGTTTACTTTCCATCCTTTTCGCCTCCGCCGCCCTCGCGGCGACCGCCGGCCTCGCCGAGGCGAAGACCGTCATCCACGTCATGCATCAGGGCGATCCGGGCTGGGTGAAGGCCTATGGCGACGTCGCCAAGCGTTTCGAGGCGGCCAATCCCGACATCGACATCGAGCTGATCTACGCACCGCACGATGCCTATAACGAGAAGTTCAGCGCCGCCGTCATGGCAAAGCAACTGCCTGATGTCATGGAGCTCGATGCGCCGTTCCTGGCGAACTACGTCTGGTCCGGCTACCTGCAGGCGGTCAAGCCGCTGCTCGACCAGGACCTGCTCGACGACATGACGGATTCGAACATCTCCCAGGGCACCTACCCGATCGACAAGGAGCTTTACGCGATCGGCCTCACCGACTCCTCGGTCGTGCTCTACGGCAACAGGAAATATCTGGAGGCCATCGGGGCGCGCATTCCGAAGTCCGTCGACGATGCCTGGACCCGCGAGGAATTCGAAGGCTATCTCGAAAAGCTCTCCAAGCTCGAGGGCGTGAAGTGGCCGATCGACACGTTCCGCGGCTACGGCATCAAGACGGAGTGGATCACCTATGCCTATGGCCCGCTTCTGGAAAGCGCCGGCTGCGATCTCATCGACCGCACGACCTGGACGGCCGGCGGCACGCTCGACGGCGAGGCCTGCGTCAAGGCGCTGACCATGATGCAGACCTGGGTGAAGAACGGCTGGGTCGTGCCGACCTCGTCCGGCACCAACCAGTTCTATGCCGAGGGCCAGCCGGCCGCGCTCGCCATGGGCGGCCACTGGTTCTATGCGGAAGCCGCCGCGGCGATGAAGGACGATATCGTCGTCATGCCGCTGCCGAAGATCGGCGAGAAGGGCGTCAGCCCGAACGGCACCTGGATCTGGGGCATCTCCGCGACTTCGGAAAATCCGGAGGCCGCCGGCAAGTTCCTGAGCTTCATGCTGAAGGACAGGGACTATCGCGACTACGCCAGGTCCCAGTCGGCCTATCCGGGCCTGAAGAGCTTCGCCGCCGAATCCCCGCTCTATGCGGAAGGCGGCCCGCTCGCCATTGCCTTCGAACAGGCCTCCAAGACGGCCGTCGCCCGTCCGCCGCACCCGGCCTATCCGACGATCACCTCGGCCTTCATGCAGGCGGTCGACAAGATCTTCAACGGCGGCGATCCGCAGGAAGCCCTCACGTCCGCGGCCAGGAAGATCGACGAGGACATCGAGGACAACGCCGGCTACCCGCCCTTCGACGCGCAGCAGTAA
- a CDS encoding LacI family DNA-binding transcriptional regulator: MAVSLSDIAERAGVSVKTVSGALHGGSARMSDDTRQKIKAIADELGYVTNLAARGVRQGWLPLVGVISDGLITSPFATEIVRGLDGAARSAGMAVFAINHGSGREIDAVLGEVQQFRPRAVAYAAMFHKNVALPDKLAGALGVMINCREATGRVTSLVPDEEGGAREIVRHLLAAGRRRIAFINLPGILAGTLREKGFHAALAEAGVAPLGVFPAVRRSVYSDRAPSLVPVHMDALLKSGERPDAILCGNDRVAMEVYAALARAGLRIPHDIAVASFDNQVELASRLDPPLTTMALPHRAMGRLAMEILLAEQPEPPHLRKLPFHLVERASV, encoded by the coding sequence GTGGCGGTATCGCTCTCTGACATAGCGGAACGTGCGGGCGTCTCGGTGAAGACGGTCTCCGGCGCGTTGCATGGCGGCTCCGCCCGCATGTCGGACGACACGCGGCAGAAGATCAAGGCCATCGCCGACGAACTCGGCTACGTGACCAACCTTGCCGCGCGCGGCGTGCGCCAGGGCTGGCTGCCGCTGGTCGGCGTCATCTCCGACGGCCTCATCACCTCGCCCTTCGCGACCGAGATCGTGCGCGGACTGGACGGGGCCGCGCGCAGCGCCGGCATGGCCGTCTTCGCCATCAACCACGGCAGCGGGCGGGAGATCGACGCCGTTCTCGGCGAAGTGCAGCAGTTCCGGCCGCGCGCCGTCGCCTATGCGGCGATGTTCCACAAGAACGTCGCCCTGCCGGACAAGCTCGCCGGCGCCCTCGGCGTCATGATCAATTGCCGGGAAGCCACGGGACGCGTGACCTCGCTGGTGCCGGACGAAGAGGGCGGCGCGCGCGAGATCGTGCGCCATCTGCTCGCGGCCGGGCGCCGCCGCATCGCCTTCATCAACCTGCCCGGCATTCTCGCCGGCACGCTTCGCGAGAAAGGCTTCCACGCCGCGCTCGCCGAAGCCGGCGTCGCACCGCTCGGCGTGTTCCCCGCCGTGCGCCGCAGCGTCTACAGCGACCGGGCGCCCAGCCTGGTGCCGGTCCACATGGACGCGCTGCTCAAGTCCGGCGAACGGCCGGACGCCATCCTGTGCGGCAACGACCGCGTGGCGATGGAAGTCTATGCGGCGCTTGCCCGCGCCGGCCTTCGCATACCGCACGACATCGCGGTGGCGAGCTTCGACAACCAGGTCGAGCTCGCCTCGCGGCTGGACCCGCCATTGACCACCATGGCCCTGCCGCACCGCGCCATGGGCCGCCTCGCCATGGAGATCCTCCTGGCGGAGCAGCCTGAACCGCCGCATCTGCGGAAACTGCCGTTCCATCTGGTCGAACGGGCATCCGTCTGA